In Osmerus mordax isolate fOsmMor3 chromosome 23, fOsmMor3.pri, whole genome shotgun sequence, one DNA window encodes the following:
- the LOC136967624 gene encoding E3 ubiquitin-protein ligase TRIM16-like — MAQQGVVLDQDQFCCSVCLDLLKDPVTLPCGHSYCSSCIEGYWDQDEQKGVYSCPQCRQSFTLRPALKRNNMLAEVVEKLKETGGAQAAPSELTSPAGPGEGTCDLCTGPRKQRALKSCLVCLLSYCQTHLQPHYQIPKMKNHKLVEATSGLQEMICSSHDKLLEVFCRTDQECICYLCTMEEHKGHDTVSAKTERKEKQDKLVLSQQEVQHRVQQREKELKELQQAVESFKRSGQAAVEDSERIFTELIRSIERRRSEVKDLIRAQQGAAVSQAEGLREILEQEIAELRRRDAELEKLSHTEDNIHFLQNYQSLSRTSVSSDVPSISVHPLQYFKHVPEMVSELRDKLEELIQIEWSNISTTVSTVDVFLPTRADLLPYSCQLTLDPNIAHTHLSLSEENRKVTQLEKQPYPDHPERFTRSCQVLCREALSGRCYWEVEWSGKYVNIAVSYKDIFRTDVFGNNNKSWRLLCTSGGYRFTHNSVKTAVSGPQSSRVGVYLDHKAGTLSFYSVVSDTLTLLHRVQTTFTQTLYPGLGFGNHGASAEIVKLW, encoded by the exons ATGGCCCAGCAGGGAGTTGTGCTGGACCAGGACCAGTTCTGCTGTTCCGTCTGTCTGGACCTCTTAAAGGATCCTGTCACGCTCCCCTGTGGTCACAGCTACTGTAGCAGCTGTATCGAGGGCTACTGGGACCAGGATGAGCAGAAGGGAGTCTATAGCTGCCCCCAGTGCAGACAGAGCTTCACTCTGAGGCCTGCTCTGAAGAGGAACAACATGCTGGCTGaggtggtggagaagctgaaggagacaggaggagcccAGGCCGCCCCCTCTGAGCTGACCAGTCCAGCTGGGCCAGGAGAGGGGACCTGTGACCTCTGCACTGGGCCCAGGAAGCAGAGAGCCCTCAAGTCCTGTCTGGTGTGTTTGTTGTCCTACTGCCAgactcacctccagccccactACCAGATTCCTAAGATGAAGAATCACAAGCTGGTGGAAGCCACGTCTGGACTGCAGGAGATGATCTGCTCCAGTCATGACAAGCTGCTGGAGGTCTTCTGTCGGACAGACCAGGAGTGTATCTGCTATCTTTGTACCATGGAAGAACATAAAGGCCATGACACGGTGTCAGCTAAaactgagaggaaggagaaacag GACAAGCTGGTCCTGAGTCAGCAGGAAGTCCAGCACagagtccagcagagagagaaggagctgaaggagctcCAACAGGCTGTGGAGTCTTTCAAG cgctCTGGCCAGGCAGCAGTGGAGGACAGTGAGAGGATCTTCACTGAGCTGATCCGCTCCATTGAGAGAAGGCGCTCTGAGGTGAAGGATCTGATCAgagcccagcagggggcagcagtgaGTCAGGCTGAAGGACTGCGGGAGATACTGGAGCAGGAGATAGCtgagctgaggaggagagacgctgagctggagaagctctcacacacagaggacaacaTACACTTCCTCCAG aactaccagtctctctccagaaccag tgtatctTCAGATGTCCCCAGCATCTCTGTTCATCCTCTTCAGTACTTCAAACATGTGCCTGAGATGGTCTCTGAGCTGAGAGACAAACTAGAGGAGCTGATCCAGATAGAGTGGTCCAACATCTCCACCACAG TCTCCACAGTGGATGTGTTCCTGCCTACCAGAGCAGACCTCTTACCAT aTTCCTGTCAGCTCACTCTGGACCCAAACAtagcacatacacacctctctctgtctgaggagaacaggaaGGTGACACAGCTAGAGAAGCAGCCATATCCTGACCATCCAGAGAGGTTCACCAGGTCCTgtcaggtgctgtgtagagaggctCTGTCTGgacgctgttactgggaggtgGAGTGGAGCGGTAAATATGTTAACATAGCAGTCTCATATAAAGACATCTTCAGAACAGATGTCTTTGGTAacaataacaagtcctggagGTTACTGTGCACTAGTGGTGGTTACAGGTTCACACATAACAGTGTTAAAACTGCAGTATCAGGCCCTCAGTCCTCCAGAGTAGGAGTGTACCTGGATCACAAGGCAGgtactctgtccttctacagtgtcgtctctgacacactgaccctccTCCACAGAGTCCAGACCACCTTCACCCAGACACTCTACCCTGGGCTTGGGTTTGGTAACCATGGTGCCAGTGCAGAGATTGTGAAGCTGTGGTAG
- the LOC136967982 gene encoding low affinity immunoglobulin gamma Fc region receptor II-like, with protein sequence MEFTPLCFMLLLVTLIQSEDVLGGVSLRVSPSRSQFFKLESVSLSCEDQGSSAGGRVRRNTTEGRSSECRAGWGSLVGSSCNLKDLYTGDSGVYWCESESGEHSHADITVHDGAVILESPVLPVIEGQAVTLRCRYQTPPSDLTAAFYKDGSLVRTEAAGEMTIPAVSASDAGLYRCSNSELGESLESWLAVRGRGERSPSPQNLMSSTPQ encoded by the exons ATGGAGTTCACACCACTCTGCTTCATGCTCT tgtTGGTGACTCTGATTCAGTCTGAAGATGTTCTAGGAGGAG tctctCTGAGGGTCAGTCCTAGCAGATCTCAGTTCTTCAAGTTAGAGTCTGTCTCCCTGAGCTGTGAGGATCAGGGGAGCtctgctggagggagggtgaggaggaacaCCACAGAAGGAAGGTCTTCAGAGTGTAGAGCAGGCTGGGGGTCTTTAGTGGGCTCCTCCTGCAACCTGAAAGACCTGTACACAGGGGACAGTGGAGTGTACTGGTGTGAGTCTGAATCAGGGGAACACAGCCATGCCGACATCACAGTACATG ATGGAGCTGTGATCCTGGAgagtcctgtcctccctgtgaTCGAGGGACAAGCTGTGACTCTACGCTGTAGATACCAGACACCTCCCTCTGACCTCACAGCTGCCTTCTACAAGGATGGATCTCTGGTCAGGActgaggctgcaggagagatgaCCATCCCTGCTGTGTCTGCATCTGATGCAGGGTTGTACAGGTGCAGCAACTCTGAGCTGGGAGAATCTCTAGAGAGCTGGTTGGCTGTGAGAG GTCGTGGTGAG agaagcccctccccccagaaccTGATGTCATCTACTCCTCAGTGA
- the LOC136967981 gene encoding uncharacterized protein, which yields MLNEEINAVALVVHADLNRQQNIFHSVLDLFGKDMGNSIVFLITHSDGMSAPSVLQAIQDANIKCRKNDGNQPVHFQFNNSQNKIITDDIEFGYECAWKLTMRGIKGFLNVMENAASQKLQMNTKILKEKKLKDIISRSSQIHPGPPARYQLVTKRESLDGEREKESRLRRWTFGERDPSKVNKTILLVGQTGTGKSTMINALVNYVMGVEMEDKVWFEIVEEGGRSRSESQTSEVTVYQICGFEEGRVPFSLTIIDTPGYEIQNNIAIVVKLLNLFKHGAIQQIDAVGLLIKSSTNCVNAKQKNIFEDASLAEDMENNIVFLVTHSDGMPPTDALQAIEDAKIKCGKDENGKPVHFLFNNHQNKVITEETDGVYEFAWNVSKKGIEGFFTFLKYTKPQRLQMTVNVLKDRKFKGNISDIKKCHPGPPARYQLVTKRESLDGEREEESRLRRWTFGERDPSKVNKTILLVGQTGTGKSTMINALVNYVMGVEFDDEVWFEIIQEEKRCQTKSQTSTVTVYETFGFEGHRVPYSLTIIDTPGFGDTEGVQKDEIIVEKLHDLFRSGKGIREIDAVGFLVMASTSRLDDRQRYVFDAVVSLFGKDMKNNIVFLITHFNGSLVTNVLQAIETANIKCAKNENGNPVHFLFNNHQSDIPTEETKETHKLSWRHTMMGMDRLFNFLNKTKPQKLSMTVNVMTERVRLKACIGNLKERVELIDLKQTDIQQRENVFNKHKEEMERVEALFHEKKTTLEEYNQAIQRNQNFEYEVDEPYKDKVPIDAWWDPKAVTCLVCKENCHFPGCTLAIGPSWCEVMKKDEEGVWRCTSCTGKCTVDKHVKEKWRYVNKTKKVKKNDQEKKTTYEKNKQNKAEVEKKMRDVEETKDNKVNAANEMERELSGLRAEKENLERDKIRWVEEAYQHVIRLEEIALNTGSLSTHIHLDFLIEKMKETGHQEKVLKLEMKTRAGQGREQEVSYMRAALKKGGHALRQWQ from the coding sequence ATGTTGAATGAAGAAATTAATGCAGTGGCCTTAGTGGTGCATGCAGATTTGAATCGACAGCAGAATATTTTTCATTCAGTTTTGGATTTGTTTGGCAAAGACATGGGGAACAGCATAGTGTTCCTCATCACTCACTCAGATGGGATGTCAGCACCTAGTGTCCTGCAGGCTATTCAAGATGCTAACATCAAGTGTCGCAAAAATGACGGCAACCAACCAGTTCATTTCCAGTTCAACAACTCCCAGAATAAGATCATAACAGATGACATTGAGTTTGGATATGAGTGTGCATGGAAGCTCACAATGAGAGGAATTAAGGGTTTTCTTAATGTCATGGAAAATGCTGCATCGCAAAAATTACAAATgaacacaaagattttgaaagaGAAAAAACTCAAAGACATCATTTCTAGAAGCTCCCAGATCCACCCAGGACCTCCTGCTCGGTATCAGCTGGTgactaagagagagagtctggatggagagagagagaaagagtctaGACTCAGAAGATGGACCTTTGGAGAGAGGGATCCCAGTAAGGTTAATAAAACCATCCTGCTGGTGGGACAGACAGGAACAGGGAAGTCAACCATGATCAACGCTCTGGTCAACTATGTCATGGGAGTAGAGATGGAGGACAAGGTCTGGTTTGAGAtcgtagaggagggaggaagaagtcGGTCTGAGAGTCAAACATCAGAGGTGACCGTGTACCAGATCTGTGGGTTTGAGGAGGGTAGAGTTCCCTTTTCTCTTACCATCATCGACACTCCGGGGTACGAAATCCAAAATAACATAGCTATAGTTGTCAAACTTCTTAACTTATTCAAACATGGCGCAATTCAACAAATTGATGCAGTAGGCTTGTTGATTAAGTCAAGTACAAACTGTGTGAATGCCAAGCAGAAAAACATATTTGAAGATGCGTCTCTTGCTGAAGACATGGAGAACAACATAGTGTTCCTCGTGACTCACTCTGATGGAATGCCACCTACCGACGCCCTGCAGGCTATTGAAGATGCTAAAATCAAGTGTGGCAAAGATGAGAATGGAAAACCAGTTCACTTCCTGTTCAACAACCACCAGAATAAGGTAATCACTGAAGAAACTGACGGGGTCTATGAGTTTGCATGGAATGTCTCGAAGAAAGGAATTGAGGGATTCTTCACATTCTTGAAATATACTAAACCCCAAAGATTACAAATGACCGTAAATGTTTTGAAGGACAGAAAATTCAAAGGCAATATTTCTGACATCAAAAAGTGTCACCCAGGACCTCCTGCTCGGTATCAGCTGGTgactaagagagagagtctggatggagagagagaggaagagtctaGACTCAGAAGATGGACCTTTGGAGAGAGGGATCCCAGTAAGGTTAATAAAACCATCCTGCTGGTGGGACAGACAGGAACAGGGAAGTCAACCATGATCAACGCTCTGGTCAACTATGTCATGGGAGTAGAGTTTGATGATGAAGTATGGTTTGAGATTATACAAGAGGAAAAAAGATGTCAAACTAAGAGTCAAACATCAACGGTAACCGTGTATGAGACCTTTGGGTTTGAAGGTCATAGAGTTCCTTATTCCCTTACCATCATCGACACCCCAGGGTTTGGAGACACAGAAGGAGTCCAGAAAGATGAAATCATAGTTGAGAAACTGCATGATTTGTTCAGATCTGGGAAAGGAATTCGTGAAATTGATGCAGTAGGTTTTTTGGTGATGGCAAGTACAAGTCGTCTTGATGACAGACAAAGGTACGTGTTTGATGCAGTTGTATCTCTGTTTGGCAAAGACATGAAAAACAACATTGTGTTCCTCATCACTCACTTTAATGGAAGTCTTGTCACCAATGTCCTCCAGGCTATtgaaacagcaaacatcaaGTGTGCCAAAAATGAAAACGGCAATCCAGTTCATTTCTTGTTCAACAACCACCAGAGTGACATCCCCACAGAAGAAACTAAGGAGACTCATAAGTTGTCATGGAGACACACAATGATGGGCATGGACAGACTCTTCAACTTCCTGAATAAAACAAAACCTCAGAAGTTGAGCATGACTGTTAATGTTATGACAGAGCGCGTCAGGCTCAAGGCTTGCATCGGAAACTtaaaggagagagtggagctGATTGATCTGAAGCAGACTGATAttcaacagagagagaatgtttttaacaaacacaaagaagaaatggagagagttgaAGCGTTGTTTCATGAGAAAAAAACTACTCTGGAGGAATATAATCAAGCAATTCAGAGAAACCAAAACTTTGAATATGAAGTTGACGAGCCCTACAAAGATAAAGTCCCCATAGATGCCTGGTGGGACCCCAAGGCTGTCACCTGCCTGGTCTGTAAGGAGAACTGCCACTTCCCAGGATGCACCTTGGCCATAGGTCCTTCCTGGTGTGAAGTCATGAAGAAAGATGAGGAAGGTGTGTGGAGATGTACGTCATGCACAGGGAAGTGTACCGTTGACAAACATGTCAAAGAAAAATGGAGGTATGTGAACAAGACCAAGAAGGTTAAGAAGAACGATCAGGAAAAAAAGACGACgtatgaaaaaaacaaacaaaacaaggcAGAGGTTGAGAAGAAGATGAGAGATGTGGAAGAGACGAAAGACAACAAAGTAAATGCAGCCAACGAGATGGAGCGTGAGTTGTCAGGACttagagcagagaaagagaacctGGAGAGAGATAAGATCAGATGGGTGGAGGAGGCTTATCAACATGTGATCAGACTGGAGGAGATCGCCCTGAATACTGGTTCATTATCAACTCACATCCACCTGGACTTCCTGATAGAGAAGATGAAGGAGACAGGACACCAGGAGAAGGTCCTGAAGCTGGAGATGAAGACACGAGCTGGACAAGGGAGAGAACAAGAAGTTAGTTACATGAGAGCTGCCCTCAAGAAAGGAGGTCACGCATTaagacaa